The genomic region ATGGTGTTGAGCAGGGTTGACTTGCCGCAGCCGGAGGGGCCGACCAGCACGAGAAAGCCGCCCTTTTCCAGTTCGAGGTCGATGCCCTTGAGAATGTCGACGGCGCCGAAGCGCTTTCTGAGACCGGAGATTTCCAGGAAGGCCATGACTTACCCTTTGACTGCGCCCGCCATCAGACCGCGCACGAAGTAGCGGCCGGCGAGGATATAGACGATGAGCGTCGGAACGGCCGCGATCATCGCCGCCGCCATGTTGACATTGTATTCGACCACCCCGGTCGAGGTGTTGACGACATTGTTGAGCGCCACCGTCATCGGCATGGAGTCACCGGTGCCGGCATAGGCCGAGGCAAACAGGAAGTCGTTCCAGATATTGGTGAACTGGTAGATCACCGTGACGACGATGATCGGCAGCGAATTCGGCAGCATGATGCGGCGGAAGATCTGGAAGAAGCTGGCGCCGTCGACCTGGGCGGCCCTCACCAGCTCGGTCGGAAAGGCCTCGTAGAAATTGCGGAAGAACAGCGTGGTGAAGCCCAAGCCATAGACGACATGGACGAAGACCAGGTTGACGGTCGAATTGCCGAAGCCGAAGTTCCAGCCGGTGGCGTTCTGCAGCGTCACCCCGAAGCGGCCGAGCGAGCCGAGGATGGTCGCCATCGGCAGAAGCACCGACTGGAACGGGATGAAGCAGGCAAACAGCATCAGCCCGAACACCAGCGTATGGCCGGGGAAGCGCCATTTGGTCAGGATATAACCGTTCAGCGCCCCCATGATGGTGGAGATGGCCACCGCCGGCACCACCATCTTGATCGAGTTCCAGAAGTAGCCCTTGATGCCGGCGCAGGTCAGCCCGACACAGGTCTCGCCCCAGGCCTTGATCCAGGGATCGAAGGTCGGCGCCTCAGGCAGCGCCAGCATGTTG from Rhizobium sp. BT03 harbors:
- a CDS encoding carbohydrate ABC transporter permease gives rise to the protein MSISASSSAASGNNTRFLGRLVIYGLLVIFAILYLMPLFVMLVTSFKTMDEIQGGNMLALPEAPTFDPWIKAWGETCVGLTCAGIKGYFWNSIKMVVPAVAISTIMGALNGYILTKWRFPGHTLVFGLMLFACFIPFQSVLLPMATILGSLGRFGVTLQNATGWNFGFGNSTVNLVFVHVVYGLGFTTLFFRNFYEAFPTELVRAAQVDGASFFQIFRRIMLPNSLPIIVVTVIYQFTNIWNDFLFASAYAGTGDSMPMTVALNNVVNTSTGVVEYNVNMAAAMIAAVPTLIVYILAGRYFVRGLMAGAVKG